TGAGGAAGgcaatttctttgtttctcttAGAGCCTCTGGCTTTATTAATTTatcccattcacaccaacaaaacatgcatgtttagttttaattaggtgtaacaaaattaatatcagTGACTGATAATGGATTAATTGACTTTTACATGGTGGTTCAAGTAAACTTGATTGTGTACTTTATCTTAGTGTGAAGTAGACAAACATCAGGAAAAATCTTTTatggagaaaacaaaaaaggattTTATTTTGGCACTATATTCATTCATTAGCACAACTTATCGCAACTAAACACCTGCAGACCCTTTTCTGTGTTTACAATTGAATCGGTTGCACACAACTTGgtaattatttgtttttggaTTCCAAAGTAAACAGAACGATTGCTCCCGAGGCTGGTAGTCTGCATGTACACGTATTTTGTTTGTGGCCCGTTTGTACAATTAACTTCTTGAGAGATCAGTAAAGTGACAGGCTCATTAACTTCCTCGACTCGAAACTTGCTACTCAAACCTCTTGACTCAAAATTTTCAAGGATCGAGAATCTAGTCTTAAGGCTTGAGGGACTGTCATCTTACTCTTAAGCAGTACTGTATTTGAGGTTCAAACCCAACTAACAGTAAGACACAACAAATCAATTATTTCACATGTAACAGGCCCTGGCATGATCAAGAAATTGCAGTATCGCTTTAGCCGAACCAAGATTGATCCTGGTGCAATTGAAGATGTCTATGACGGGGAACTATACAAGAAGCATTCCTGTCCAGGTGGATTTTTGTCTAATCAACACAACATATCCTTCCTGGGTAATACAGATGGTGTTGCTCTTATACGGTCCAATGGTTATGGAGTTTGGCCTGTTTATCTTGTAGTCAATGAGATCCCACCTTCTGAAAGGTGTGTATATTTGTTTCTCATATTTCTTAATCCTCTTAAGAAGGTGTTTGCAATTACATGACGAGTTTTCAGCCTAggctaaaattgaaatttgttaGGCGCCCAGGCTAAAATTTGCCATGTAATGAGGCCCTCAgctagcctgattctcagaagATCCAGGTCGCTCATAAGAGAGTGTGTGGATGCAAGTGACCTTGCCAGTCTGAGAATTTGGCTTTCCCTTTTCAACCTGTTCAGAAAACTGCTGCTATAATGATAAGAATCCTGAATATAGCATCACGTTTTAGActtttgttaactcattttaaCTTCAGttgttgcttttctttttaagattCAGACGATGCAATCGCATATTCGCTGGCTTGTGGTTTGGGAAGGGAAAGCCACACTTTCCTACATTCCTTAGACCTTTTTCTCTTGCAATACGGGAACTCTATTACAAAGGTAAAGACAATTGAAAGGCCTCAGGCAAAAACATGCTCTTCaatttttcgctaaaatcgATATCCCATAATAATCTCATACAGGATGATGTAATACCAAATAGCCACAGTGACCACTGCACGAGTGGCGAAGGGAAAAAACTCTTATGATGCTGGATGACAAAAAGTTTCTTTGTTGAAGTAGCTCAAAAAAGATGTTAACTATATAGCAAACAAGCTTTTTGCATACTTAATTTCTTGAAAACGAAGCAAAGACTAGGGGGAGCTGTTTAGCCATGTTCAATTTTAGTGAAAAATTGAAGAGGACATTCTTACATGCTGcccttcaaatttttttttttactcaaatGACCAGTTACTGTCACTGTGCTAATAATATGAATACATACAACtattaatgtacatgtatcatggTGGGTTACATGTCAGGGCAGTTGtcctctttttattttttcaagtagCACTTTTACCACTGAACACAAATTCTTTGCAGGTGTGGAGGTAGCAAATTTTACATCTATCAAAGCTATGTTCCTGGATATGTCTGTAGATGCTCCAGCACGGGCAAGTTGGCAGGCCATCAAGCAATACAATGGTTACTGGGGTTGTGGACACTGCAAAGAGCCTGGCGAACACCTTGATCTTGGCCCTGGTAAAAAGAACCGTAGAAGGATGTGCCATGTGTACCCATTCAATAAAGCTTTTGCTGCCACAACAGGGCATGCAGGACCAAGGAAGCACAATGAAGTTAAAGAACAGGCACTTGAAGCATTAAGGAGAAAAGGTCAAGGCCAAAAGGATGTGAGTTTCATCTTGGACTTTTGTCCACAGCTCCTAATTTTCTTCATGGTGCATTAGGctttttatatttcttgttATTATAGATAGAGGAACAATTTATTACCAAAATGTGGCAGCTTTTGTACTGGTCCTACAGGGTGGCtgattttttacttttttctttcaagtttgcaGTTGAAGGCATCATTGGTTTATCTTGGGGATTTGGTCTACCATTGTTTGATGTGATCAGAGGAACAGTAGTTGACTATATGCATTGCGTGTGTGAAGGTGTAATTGATCAGCTGATTTCACGATGGCTTGACAAGTCAAATTCAAAGCTGAGCTTCTATCTGGGTTCCAAAGTTGAGGAGATTAGTAAGGAGTTGACAGCGATTACACCAACTTGTGAGATAACCCGTACTCCAAGGAGTTTAGCAGATGTTAAAGACTGGAAAGGTAATAAGCACTTCATACTTAAAATCATGCACATACTGTTTCTAATATCAAAGAACAGCtttaataataatgagaaaATCATTGCTATTACGAGATTCCATATAATGTCGGAGGTTTTCATTTGGGAAAAGAAAGTAATTTAAGTTTGCCTAATGATTTTTACAAGAGCAGATTTCACCATTGTTGCCATATTGCTACAGAAGGGCCTGTAACTTTTAAATCACTTACCGGTactattagttttttttttttttttttttcagcatcaGAAAAACGAGCATTCCTTCTATACTATGCAACACCTCTGTTGAGTAGTTACTTGCCCTCAGACCATCTTTTCTTCCTCATGCTGCTGCTGACTGGTGGGGTTTTCAGGCTGCTAAAGCAGTCAATTACACAAACAGAATTGCAAGAAGCTCACACATATTTGAAGCTTTTCTGTGCACAAGCTCCTGTCTTTTATGGTAAGATTTGTATCTGTGAAGAATTTGTAAACAgttatacatgtactgtaggaCTGGTACTCATTAAGAATGCCAAATACCAGTATATGGTTACCTACATTGCAGAAACATGTATATAATGTACGAAAGTTCATCAATAAGGATTTGGTAACATACCTACAAAGCAAAAACTAGAAAAAGTGACATTTCAGAGTCTGGGTCCCTTAGAGACCAGGGAGGGCTGCTAGTTATGCCCAGAAATTCTTGAATTACCACATTATCATACTGTCAATGTTCCATGCCATTCACATCATTAATGTCATTAGTTAATCATGTGTCCATTCGTTGAACTTTCAGGCAAACAGTTCCAGACATTCAATGTACACCAGCTGCTGCACCTTGCAGAGGTTGTTAGGGACCTTGGTCCTTTATGGTCTAATTCATGCTTTCCCTTTGAGGATTATAATGGTGACTTACGAGATTTATTCCATGGCACCAAGAATGTTGATGGCCAGGTTTGTTTTTTAACAgcacacatacatgtaactctGTCATGCCTTCAGATCTTGGTCATTAAAATGATGCTGCATATTATAATTATAGTCTGATAAAATTTTGTATCATTTTCAGATTGTCACAGCAGTGTCTGTCATACAGAAATTACCTGAAATTGCAAGATCAACAAAGACATCCACCGAAGTTACGGCTTTTTATGAACACCTTACCAGCAAACGTTGCAATGTTCGGTGAGTTATTTTGTGTTGGCTGTGTAAACTGAAGAAGCCTTTTATAATTCTTTGGAAACAAGTTAcaaaaaactttttattttcaaaataccacttatgcacaagtcattgttttaagCAAGCTGTCAAGATCCTCAAGATCCTATCTTGTTAAGCACcctttttgctgttttgcctTATATACATTTGAGAATGAATGAATCTGTGTATTTGTACTTAATTACTATGGACAACACTTCCATTTATGGTAATGACGATAGCTTCCATCTTCAATACAGATCATTGAAAGAAAGAATCGATGAAAATGCCCATGTCCTGGGCTCACTAGAACGTGTGTGGAGTGGCTCTACACTTCTAAGTGGAAAACAGCTAGCAACTCTCCCAAGGCATTATAGCAGAATGTGGGTGTTCAGACGCTGTCTTGTGAATGGAGTTCTGTATCATAGCTTGAGTTACAAGCGTGTTGTAGCACGAAATGATTACACTGTGGAATTCCAAGACATGGAGGGCAGGACAAGTTATGGTACAGTTGAAACCTATGTTAAAGTTCAAGAAAAATGTCTGAAGGCAATGTGTTCTGATGGGAAATGTTGCTGCACTTTGGCCAGTCAATATTTTGCCATTGTTGAAGTTTTACAGCGGGATGATGAGCAGTTGCCAAAATACAGGGAGAGAACAGTGGTGAGCCACATCACAAGAGTAAAGACATCAAACAGGTACATGGTTGTCGTACTTATATTAGACATGACATTGCTGTGGTATCAATTTAATATTCTTTAGttgtaaaattttatttttagcaAAAGGTGCATTTTTTTGTAGTGCAAAGGGACTGCATTGACAATTTTTGCATGCTCAACCAAATGGCACATTTGCCTACAATAGGGTATAAACACGACTTTTTGAGGGATTATTGTTTATTGGCGCCCGGGTATtgtcatttgcggcccgagCGTGAAGCGTGAGGGTCGCTAATGAGTCACTTATGAGTTAAGAACTCATACAGATAATCATAATATTTAATGGACTTACAATTTCCAGTTGATCTTCAGTATAGAATTCCTGCAGTACCTCAGCTGAGCTAATTTTGCTTGACTGTATAAATCAAGTGAACAATGTTTCGCTTCTTGTAAAGACGACAAGAACatgctttctttgtttcttttgttcgcTCATATGCACCTTGATTGCTTTCCCACTTCAAATGGTCTGAAcgtaatctgattggtttaaaattcATCACATAAACCAATCAGCTTCAGGGCCGTTGCGACCTGCACAGCGTGTGTTTTGACAAGGCCAAATTTCAATTTGGGCGcgtgtattgataataataattgttaggCATAGGATTACCCTAATAACTTGTTGAAGTCTGCCAAAAAGTCCTGATTTTTAACTGCTGATATTTATGTTCTTAATTCTTTCAGAATCGTGGCTGTTCCTGTGGCGAACATATTGAGGAAATTTCTGAAAGTGAATGTCTCATCAGGATGTTTCATATGCACACTACCAAATCTTTATGAAAAAGACTAActtgaatttaaaatttattatgCTGTATAGCAACTTCTTAATTTCAAATTATGTACATTGTAAATCGTGGTACACTCCTATGCATCTTACTGGTAAAAAGTAATGAAATCACCATATTCTCCATTCTTTAGAGTATGAACTAAGATAGCAAGCTTTATCTGCCTTTGCAGTTCAATTCAATTGAGAAGTACATGTAGCATAAGGCCTGCATGCAACATTTCAATGCGTTTTCTCTCTCCTGATGTAGATAGACCAT
This is a stretch of genomic DNA from Montipora capricornis isolate CH-2021 unplaced genomic scaffold, ASM3666992v2 scaffold_439, whole genome shotgun sequence. It encodes these proteins:
- the LOC138035954 gene encoding uncharacterized protein, with product MSKRKWTKRWLYDSTIEVPKATKWRRRIEVNNPHNDEEIVDVRGHYVTEVIDLESNTSPFKKQKTLGDCLPSRRNETHPLKRCNLGEKFNSSNAALQTGIQTEHGVMSSFVARQQNAYSESTCLQDELDDCGDTNQLERDGSAREIDTTANDCEDQSLTPDLWQKMSCGDGLHEDSDCFDAVDCNNGLELADCYRESLLGELNFNEEIPDMECFKNTTDASSEDQEPLRDEQALYQDSPLSVAESSLLLMAFSVRHKLSGVALEDLLELIQLHCPKPNKCITELKEFQLFFQALKHPIVKHYYCPNLICKLYVGSSKPENTSKCAVCGTPLCSSAYFIEIPIVEQLRTILSGPGMIKKLQYRFSRTKIDPGAIEDVYDGELYKKHSCPGGFLSNQHNISFLGNTDGVALIRSNGYGVWPVYLVVNEIPPSERFRRCNRIFAGLWFGKGKPHFPTFLRPFSLAIRELYYKGVEVANFTSIKAMFLDMSVDAPARASWQAIKQYNGYWGCGHCKEPGEHLDLGPGKKNRRRMCHVYPFNKAFAATTGHAGPRKHNEVKEQALEALRRKGQGQKDFAVEGIIGLSWGFGLPLFDVIRGTVVDYMHCVCEGVIDQLISRWLDKSNSKLSFYLGSKVEEISKELTAITPTCEITRTPRSLADVKDWKASEKRAFLLYYATPLLSSYLPSDHLFFLMLLLTGGVFRLLKQSITQTELQEAHTYLKLFCAQAPVFYGKQFQTFNVHQLLHLAEVVRDLGPLWSNSCFPFEDYNGDLRDLFHGTKNVDGQIVTAVSVIQKLPEIARSTKTSTEVTAFYEHLTSKRCNVRSLKERIDENAHVLGSLERVWSGSTLLSGKQLATLPRHYSRMWVFRRCLVNGVLYHSLSYKRVVARNDYTVEFQDMEGRTSYGTVETYVKVQEKCLKAMCSDGKCCCTLASQYFAIVEVLQRDDEQLPKYRERTVVSHITRVKTSNRIVAVPVANILRKFLKVNVSSGCFICTLPNLYEKD